The Triticum urartu cultivar G1812 chromosome 5, Tu2.1, whole genome shotgun sequence genome contains the following window.
AACACCACAAAATGACATGATAATTCCACTCTTTGTATTTATTCTTGGTTTCAATCATCCAAGTTATTTTCATACAATATCTCTATAAGCCCTCCCTCTTCTGATTTTTCTATCCTTGTATCATCTCTTTAGTGCCACCCCTAAATTTCAATTTTGAAAGAGTAATCATCATCAACACAGAGACGGCAAATTTTTTCAAATTTATATCATTTCTCAATCATGTAATCAACACTTAAAACTAATATGTTGCCCTATGTGTCTCGCTAAGAGATTTGGTAGCGGGATGTTTGTTAGTGTCCAGTCTTCAATTTTCATGTCACTGGTCTTACATGAATGTATTTTTATGATGATGGTATGTGCACGCATGTGTATTTATTTTACTCCGTGTTTCTACAAAGAATTGTGTGCTATTTGTTATAAAGTTGTGCATTGTAATTGTACACGATAGGCATTACTCCCTCCATTCATGGTGTAATAAGTTTGATTAAACAAGGTTTCGACCATGATCTAAGGTTTCTTCGCCATCACCCCTACTCTGCTAGTAGATCATCGTGTGGGGAGGCCTTTATCTATACATGGGAATTGTCCTTTCCCCCCATTTGTGGTTGTAGGAAGGAACCCTTACTAGTGCTCGACTCTAAAACCCAATTAGTGACGATTTGAGGCACACATCGCTAGTAGTAACTCATTACTGGTAGTTGGTTACCAATGATGGGCGACCACTCGTCACTGGTAATAACATACCAATGACGGGTGGTCTGAAAGTGCCTGGTGCCCTTACTAGTGACAGATTGTCTAAAAGTGCCCAGTGGCCTTACCAGTGACACGGTCCTACACTTGCGCTTGACACCGGTGTTATTTTGGGATTTAAAAATTAAACAATGTATAGTTAATCTTAATCAAGAACAAATTTAAATTTCACCAAAGTAGCACAAAAAATAATTTCATTCCATTTCATCATAACAACACAAATAGAAACCTCATTAGATTCACTCCATATCATCAAAAAAATACAGAACTTTACATTATTTCATTGGAGGAGATACAAAACCATAGTCATAAACCCACTAGGTTGACACACATGTTGATCCCACCTTCCTGTCCCTCTGACCACTGGATGTTTACCTATAACTAGGTAAACACATTCAATATTTTTCTGAACAAGAACACACAAGTTATTAGGCATCTTTTAGTTATTAAATATATTCACTAAAAAAGCAGTTTATAGATATACTATTAATTATCATTGGCATTAAAGTATCTTTATTAAAATTGTATCTTACAATGTTAGTGTTATGTATATTTAGTAATACAGTAGTTTATAGCTTTAGTACTAAGTTTCTTTACTAAAAAAGAGCTTACATCAACAATACTACCGAGTATCTTTACTAAAACAGAATCAACTTTAGTTTTTATTGAATTATAGCTTATAGTAAACGTAAGTATCATTATTGTTTTGCACCAATGGGCCAGGCATGTGAACTTGTTTGCTATCTGGAGGAATGATGGTTCCACAACGATGTCGATCTCGGGAGAATCAAAGAAGAATTAAATTGGCAACATTATGCGTGTCATTACAATCTATGCTATTGTTCTTTCAAATCATGCGTCTCATATTTCTAACCACTGGGTAAAGTAAAAAAAATCTTATATTGTAGGCTCTTGGAGAGCCTATGTTTTGTGGAATGCCGGGGTATTTTTAGTGTTATTAATTAAGCGTGTTTTCTCTTTGAAAGGCGGGCAGAGGAGGACACAACTGAAGATTTAATATCGAAATGTGACGGATATTTGGTTTTGGTTTTTGTGGGAAAACATAAGTTTTTTCATATCCGATACAATGGACCATAGTAAATACCTTGGTTAATGACGAACAAATATGTCAAACGCGTGAAGAATAAAATAATTATGGTTCCAAACATAAAATTAATTTAGAGCAAGCCGTGCAAATACACAAGACACTTGCTAGTTCATCTGCTAAGACCCGTTTTGCCAATAAATTAGGCAGGAGGCATATAGTGGGGCGTTAGCATGCATGTGATGTGAGGGTCCAACGGAAAGATAAGGTTGCATATATGCAGTGACTAGCGTTTTCTGGCTCCAAACTGAAATAGGAGCAACCCCTCACATGAAGAGTGTGCATTTCATCCTTCTATATACAGGCGTACATCGTCATCTGCTGGCTGCTGCAGGCTAGGTAACGTCCAGAACGTTTTGGTGCAAGCCACAATAACTCACACCGTCCATCCTGCTTGCGGTAGCTGCATGTGCCATTGCTAGCTAGCTGTGTGCAAACAAACATGGACCGTGAACTTGAGTCTTGAGAGCTCAGTGTTGATGCTGAGCTCACAGCTTTGTTCGTCCAGCTGAATAACTAGTTAAGATGCATCCGGGCGGAATGATGAACTTGCGGAGTAGTTTTCGCGTTGAAGATGTCTGCTTGGACCCAACATTTTTTAAAGCGGAACGCCAAGAACAGGATAAACCGTGGATTTCAGATCGCCAAGAACTCGAAAAAAAGATTCCATTGCACACTTGATGGAAGTAGAACCAGTGACACATGACCATTGTTGTAGAGGCCGGGGGTTAGATATTGTAGTGACCACATGACCATGATCTCCGGTGTCGCTCGTTACGAATTGGGTAAAGTAAAAAATATTGTAGGCTTAGGCTCTCGGAGAGCCTGCGATGTTATGGGATGCCAGGATATTTTTAACGTTAATAAGTCCGTTCTCTCTTAAAAGGTGGATAGAGGAACACAGCCCAAGATTTTTAATAATGGCATGTAGCAGATATTTGATTTTGATTTTTGTGGGAAAATATATGCTTTTTCATACCCGATACAATGGGCCATAATAATAAATACCTTGGTTCATAATCTTTCCGCGGAACAAGTGGCCTATGATTTTAGGGTTGCATCAACGCTAAAAGCCACTGATCAAATATGTGAAATGCATGAAGAATAAACTGATCTAGAGCATACCGTGCAAATACACAAGACACCTTGCTAGTTCATCTGATAAGACCCGTCTTGCAGATAAAGTAGCCAGGAATGCATTCCAATGTATAGATCCACCTTGCATATAGTGGGGCGCTTGCATATATGAAGAGGGACTAGTGCTTGCTGGCTTCAAACTGAAATAGCAAGCAATCCCTTACATAAGTTCGCATTTCATCCTCCCATATACAGACATACATCATCACCTGTTGGCTGCTGCAGGCCAGGTAACGTTTTGGTGCAAGCCACAATGACTCGCACCGTCCTGTTTGCGGTAGCTGCATGTGCCATTGCTAGCTAGTGCCTGTGTGCAAACAAACATAGACCGTGAACTTGAGTCTTGAGAGCTCAGTGTTGATGATATCTTGAGCTCACACCTTAGTGCGTCCAACTGAATAACTAAGGTGCATCAATCCAGGCGGAATGATGAACTTGCGGATCGAGTAGTTTTCACATTGAAGATATCTGCTTGAACCCATCATTACTGCTGCTCAACTATCGATTTGACAAGGCTCTAACTAGCCTCAATAGGATAAATCGTGGATTTCAGATCACCAAGAATCCACAAAAAAAAAAAGTGTTCATTGCACACTTGATGGAAGTAGAACCAGTGACACATGACCCTTGTTGCTACCGGGTTCTAAGTTCTAACACCACACTTGATAAAGAGCAGTGAAATCAAGCATGTAACAGTACTTAATAACATGCTCGATCGATCTGCAACCTAGATGGCCTAGCTAGTTCTTCGAGAGAGATCAATTGACAGATCCAGGTCGCATACATACATCAAGCTAATAGCCCTAGATCATTAACCTGAAACCTAGTGACCGAGAACTAAGTACAGTGATAAGATGTTGGTCACCCTCCCCGTTCATCTCGCTCAAGGGTGGTGAAGTCACAAGATAGAACATGAGGCTAAATGTTTACGCTCAGATTTTCCCTGTTACATAcaccctctgttcctaaatataagaagTTTTGGCAGTTTAATTTATTCTGCTAGCTCCACAAGGTTCAGGCGTTTAGCAGCAGAATAATCATTTAGGAACAAAGCTATTGACAAACTAAAAAAATCCAGACAAACAGGTGATCGATCTATCTTATAAGGACGGGCGCGCAGTACAACCCAGGACATATATGTCAACCATTCCAGCCCACTCAGTTACCACCGCTAGTTCATCACACACAGCTAAAAAGACTTTACCCAGACGGCAGTGCGCTTACTCTTTTCACTACAACTGACCACTCATCTGCTTGCACTTGCTCACAGGACAGTAATTTGTTGCTGCAAACGTTGGGGGTTCCCATGGCATACGCCCTCACGAAAACATCCCTAAGCATCATTATGAAGAGAGGCGACACTATCACAACAGCTGCCAGAGCCTGCCACCAGACTTCAACCGCGTTGTAACAGAAGACAACATGGGCCATAAAGAAGAGCACCTCCAACACAAAGGCAATGTTCTGCATGCAGGAAGCAACAAGGAAAACAGATTATCAGGTTGGCACAAGTATGCACGCACAGTCAGTTAGTTAGCTACAAATGTCATGTTAGTATCCTTGGCAGAGCCAGAGGAAACTCCCAATCACATGAAGAAAAAAAACTGAACTCTCAAATGTAAAGCAGAAGAACAACGTTTGTTTGTAGCATGGTGCTGCAGTAAAAAATTCTGTCATTGGTGGCAATCTAAAGTTCTAAACAGACCATATGGTCCATCGACATGGATCTATGTGGTTCTCTGCTTTGGCAGTTCCATTCCAGCTCACAAGTACAACTCTCTTCTATATTTTTAAGAGAAATATCCCCTTCGTATTTCACATATACTACATCCAAATAAAAACATGTTTCTAAAGATAGGCCCAATGTAACAAGTAGATGATGAGCTGATGTCACACAGACACTGAGCAACACAACTGACTTCAGATTAAAGTTGGGCAGAAAGATAGAAAACATAGAATAGAAACTCCAATTCACGGTAGCAGATCATGGCACCGTTTTGAATTATCGGTCATAAAAACAGGTAGTATACTCCTTGGTCCAAGAAAGTGAAATGCATGTTTGTGTGttaagcagcagcagcagcagtttaCATTGGGTTTGGAACTTTGAAGTACATGCATAAGGCAGGAGATGGCTATCTATTTATCTATCTGCAGTGGCATTGGGGGTGTCTATTCCGCTTCCTGGATCAAAAGACTCAGGGCTACATAGATAGAAATCCAGGGTATGGTATGATGAAAGAAAAATCGAGTGAGTGTGCAGTGCTTACGAAGCAATGGTAGATGAGACTGCCCAGCTTAGGGTTGGTGATGaccagcagctcctcctcctcctcctcctcctcctccttgaagCCATTCTTGATGCCTGCCTTGTCCTACAGATGAAATAACCCAAGAACATAAATAAACACGCCCAGCGCCAGATCCAGCAGGGGATACGCTCAGCCTCATCAATCGCCGGAACCGGGGCTCcagggaagaagaagagaggaccTCACCCGAGAAGGGGGCACCACAGCGAGGGACTTGCGTTTGGATATCGCGATGGAGGACCACTTTTTGGATTCGGCGGCCGCTTTCGCCGCGACGGCGGCGCACTTCTTGGCTTCGGCGGCCGCGTTCGACGCGATGGACAAGCGCTTGTCGGCGTCCTCGTCGGACTCCCAGGCTTTCGCCGCGACGGAGGCCCAGTTGCTGGCTTCGGCGACGGCTTTCGCCGAGACGGCCAGCCACTTGCTGGCTTccgcgagggcggcggcggcggccatcgGTTCGGTGTGACGAttcgctcgctcgctcgctcgctcgctgGTAAGAAGAAAGGTAGTTAGAGAAATGGCCTATTCACACTTCTCCGGCCCTGATGGGTAGTCTGAGAAATGGCCTAGGGTTTTCCCAGACTACCCATCACTTGCGACTGTATGAGGGGCCCATTACGGAGTCAACGGACAGGCTTGGCTGGGATTTTCTGATTGGGTAGAAATCTGGATGAGGGGCCCACCCTCACTGAAATTAAGAGGGGTGGGAGAAGATTAGTTAGAGAAGGTCCATAAAACATATGTAGGGGCTGTTTGGATATCGCCCACGCTGACCCCGTCAATGCATAGGCTTTTTGCCGCCCATGCCCTGACCGATAGTTTGGCAAAAAAAATGAACTAGAAAGCTGAAGGTGGTCAGGGCACGCCAAAGAATTGGTTTCGATCCAAACGATGCCCATGTGCCCGGTCAACGCCAATATTTTGGCTTGGCAGCCTCGGGCGTCAATCCAAACAGCCTCATAAAGCCTATGCGTTCAGAATTAGTGTTGTGATATTCGTCGACAGTTCTTATAAGCTTTTTTACGAATATTTTTTCTCTCATATGACATTGTCATGGAGACAGAAATATTCGGTGACACAGTTTGGCTTACGTGCCTCGCGTGGTTGGGTGGCATGCATGCCGGACAGAAGATGATCCTCCTGCTGTTCTGATCGACCCGCTTTGCCTGCCTATGTCTCAAGCAGGGAGGACCTCGTTCTACTTGTATACCACCGATAGGTCCACCTCCTCGGACTCGATGGCTTCTAATCAAGTCGTGCACAAGTCGTGCATCAATAAATCGTGTGTACAACAGTTTCGAACAATCCTTTCCAGTCGACTCATTTCATCTAAACGAAACtgcatcatactccctccgtttgaaaatacttgtcattgaaatagatatatctagatgtattttaattctagatacattcatttttatttattttaatgacaagtatttccggacggagagAGTATGTCTGAGTGCCATGAGTCATGGCTAGTTTGGTTTAGAGGCCTGGATACTGTGCCCGAGGGAATGAGCTGCTTGGATAGTGCCTGGAACGATGCAATTTTTTGCCTGACGACGCCAGCCTGCTGCGCGGGCGTTTGGTTCCTTGTCCTTGCATGTTGCTGCCTGTTGGGTTGTTATTTCTAGGTCTTAAATAATCCGATCCTGTTAGGCGTAAGGGAGAGGTTGCCTGGCCCAGGCTAATTACAGTGCCTGGGCTAATCCTAGCTGGACCAGACTAATCACACAGCTGGGGAAGGGTCAGGCCATGCATCCATCTACTTTCTGTGGACAAGTCTCAGGCACATCCCAGGGACCACCCAGGGCAGGTGTAAGATGGAGTGGACAAGTATTAAACACGCCCTTAATAACTGAGACGTATAACTGATCTTATTCGCCATGACTTTCACGTCGCTTGAAATATTTCAAACgaattttgaattcaaatttCTGAAGTCAATATAGGAAAGTATTGAACTCTTATGGATCTCCAAGCATCTCCTAGTCACGAGTTCAACTCCTTGTTGCATCCACTGATTTTGAGACCAATCGAACCCACAACTTGAGGCATAGTAAACGATGGCTATGCCACCAGGCAATGAGTAGTCCTCGCGTTCTAAAGGAGACACGGTATATTTAACTAGAGCACGACCATTTGAATCCAAGTTTTTCAAAATTCACAGAAAAAATCATGGATTATTAGGCAATCTTGGTTGTAGATGCTCCTTATTTCTACAAAAGAAACATGGACTATTTgtattttttataaaaatgtatGTTGCACAATCTCACGGTAACTCCCACTATTTTTCGTACGCAGGATGCTTTAAAAGATGAATTTGAACCCGGGTGTATTAGGTTTGATTGAGATAAGGAATCGGCCAATATAGTTCAGATGATAGAAAATCACAATTGCTCTATAATTTGTTTGTACAATAAAACTAGTAATGTCAGCTTCACCATATCACAAAAATCACGTATTAATTAAAAGAAACTTTAGATATCAGTTCTGTACCCAGAGAtaaggatccgccaccaccaatGACATGCTACCCCCAACATCCTCTCTCTGAATCATAGCAATATCTCTGGGTACACCATGCCGCCGCAATCAACATTTTTTTTGAGACAAACCCACAAACTTTTATTCAACCGTCACCAAATTTACAGGGACGAAATCAAAACTTCGAGATGGCCTAACCAAACATGACAGCCAGTATCAAAGATAAAGCATTATTTGCAAGATTGTGAGCTTCAACATTCGAGGTTCTGAATTCGTGGCTCTGCTGATGGGGTGGCATGCAACGATGGGCCATCGGCCCATTCGGGGGGACAAAGATTGTTGATCGAAGGAATTTTTAATATAATTTTATTCAGTTATTTATAATGCTAGTTAGGCTAATATTCTATCAGTTTCAAATATATAAGGTGTATTAGTTCATCAAAAGTCAAGCCTTTCTATGTCTAACCAAGTTTATAGCAAACTATATCAACATCTATAATACCTATAATTCATGACAAATCTAATGATAATGATTTGATATTGTAGGTATTGAATTTTTTTGCAtgtaaacttggtcaaagttacAGAAACAACTTAAAAATAATTGTACAAGTAAAACAAGGATGTTATGTGTATGTGTGTACTCTTCAGTTTCAAGAAAAAACGGAAAACAATTGTACAAGTAAACAAGGATGTTATGTGTATGTGTGTAAAATTTCAGAATAAAATACCTTGAAATGTGATAtgtacaaaaaagacaaattcataGCCTTGGAGGTTAAATAGTATCATGTGTTAAAAAGCCTCAGATTCGTCTTTTTTACACAGCCCTCATTTCAACGTATATCTTCCTGAAAATTTACACACTTGTGCATTATGCCTCCATGTATATCTATATGTTtttgaacaaaatttgaaatgtAGACTTATGAATTTTGATGAATTTTGAATTTTCAAAAACCGGCCTCCATGCAGCTCAGCCTCCAAAAGGGATTTTCTCAAAGGAAATCTTGATAAAAAACTTGTCTTAACGAAATCTGAAGCCCATGTTCTTTTGGGCCGCTTCTCTTTCACACCAATGTctcaaaaaaaagagaaaaatgtCTCCAAAAAAAAACGGCAACTTCTCTCACGACGGCAACGTGTGCAGCTCACTCACTGGATGTCGGCGTAGTCGACGATGCTGTATGGTAGGAACCACTCGGCGAGGAGGCCCTGCcccttcatcttcttcctcctcgggtTGCATCCCATGTCGCGGCACAGCTCGTCGTTGTACCACACGTTGACCGCGCCGAGGCAGGGTCCCGGGCTCTgcccctccccgccgccgccgctcctccGCGCGTAGTACCTGCCCCACTCCGCGCAGCTCTCCTCCATCTGCCGCACGCTCGGCAGCCGGAACACGCCGTCCAGCAGCCGCGCCACCCACTTGGC
Protein-coding sequences here:
- the LOC125556556 gene encoding uncharacterized protein LOC125556556; this translates as MAAAAALAEASKWLAVSAKAVAEASNWASVAAKAWESDEDADKRLSIASNAAAEAKKCAAVAAKAAAESKKWSSIAISKRKSLAVVPPSRDKAGIKNGFKEEEEEEEEELLVITNPKLGSLIYHCFNIAFVLEVLFFMAHVVFCYNAVEVWWQALAAVVIVSPLFIMMLRDVFVRAYAMGTPNVCSNKLLSCEQVQADEWSVVVKRVSALPSG